The proteins below come from a single Micropterus dolomieu isolate WLL.071019.BEF.003 ecotype Adirondacks linkage group LG05, ASM2129224v1, whole genome shotgun sequence genomic window:
- the elovl1b gene encoding elongation of very long chain fatty acids protein 1b isoform X1 has protein sequence MYEYMQIIGTQQYKMANMLQGIQEIGSHAMDIYDYLLAGLDPRLKEYPLMQGPIPMSTILLCYLFFVLYLGPRIMANRKPFQLKEAMIVYNFMLVALSIFIVYEFLMSGWTTTYTWRCDPVDTSDSPEALRMVRVAWLFWFSKIIELIDTVFFVLRKKHGQITFLHIFHHSFMPWTWWWGIAYAPGGMGSFHAMVNSSVHVIMYFYYGLAAAGPRFQKFLWWKKYMTAIQLTQFVLVSLHATQYYFMDSCDYQFPMIVHLIWMYGTFFFVLFSNFWVQAYVKGKRLPKQDIKQCQNGTAVYTNGKHHENGNSIKHGASNGSAPHENGSCHVGKMKKA, from the exons ATGTATGAATACATGCAG aTAATTGGGACACAACAATACAAGATGGCAAACATGCTTCAAGGGATTCAGGAGATTGGCTCACATGCCATGGATATCTATGACTACCTCTTGGCGGGACTCG ATCCACGGCTGAAGGAGTATCCACTGATGCAGGGTCCTATTCCCATGTCCACAATATTGCTGTGCTACCTGTTCTTTGTACTGTACCTTGGACCTCGCATAATGGCCAATCGCAAGCCATTCCAGCTAAAGGAAGCCATGATAGTCTACAACTTCATGCTAGTGGCATTGTCAATATTCATCGTTTATGAG TTCTTGATGTCTGGGTGGACCACAACGTATACCTGGCGATGTGATCCAGTTGATACCTCTGACAGTCCTGAAGCACTACGA ATGGTGCGAGTGGCCTGGCTGTTCTGGTTCTCCAAGATTATTGAGCTCATTGACACC GTCTTCTTCGTTTTGAGGAAAAAGCACGGCCAGATCACCTTCCTTCACATCTTCCACCACTCTTTCATGCCCTGGACATGGTGGTGGGGAATTGCCTATGCTCCTG GTGGAATGGGATCTTTCCATGCCATGGTGAATTCATCCGTCCACGTCATCATGTATTTCTACTACGGCCTTGCTGCTGCTGGACCACGCTTCCAGAAGTTTTTGTGGTGGAAAAAATACATGACTGCCATTCAGCTG ACCCAGTTTGTCCTGGTATCTCTCCACGCTACCCAGTATTACTTCATGGACAGCTGCGACTACCAGTTCCCTATGATCGTTCACCTCATCTGGATGTATGGAACCTTCTTCTTCGTGCTATTCTCCAACTTCTGGGTCCAGGCATACGTGAAGGGTAAGCGGTTGCCGAAACAGGACATTAAGCAGTGTCAGAACGGCACGGCTGTCTACACCAACGGCAAACACCACGAAAACGGCAACAGCATCAAGCACGGGGCCAGCAACGGCTCTGCTCCCCACGAAAACGGCAGCTGTCACGTGGGCAAGATGAAGAAGGCCTAG
- the elovl1b gene encoding elongation of very long chain fatty acids protein 1b isoform X2 yields the protein MANMLQGIQEIGSHAMDIYDYLLAGLDPRLKEYPLMQGPIPMSTILLCYLFFVLYLGPRIMANRKPFQLKEAMIVYNFMLVALSIFIVYEFLMSGWTTTYTWRCDPVDTSDSPEALRMVRVAWLFWFSKIIELIDTVFFVLRKKHGQITFLHIFHHSFMPWTWWWGIAYAPGGMGSFHAMVNSSVHVIMYFYYGLAAAGPRFQKFLWWKKYMTAIQLTQFVLVSLHATQYYFMDSCDYQFPMIVHLIWMYGTFFFVLFSNFWVQAYVKGKRLPKQDIKQCQNGTAVYTNGKHHENGNSIKHGASNGSAPHENGSCHVGKMKKA from the exons ATGGCAAACATGCTTCAAGGGATTCAGGAGATTGGCTCACATGCCATGGATATCTATGACTACCTCTTGGCGGGACTCG ATCCACGGCTGAAGGAGTATCCACTGATGCAGGGTCCTATTCCCATGTCCACAATATTGCTGTGCTACCTGTTCTTTGTACTGTACCTTGGACCTCGCATAATGGCCAATCGCAAGCCATTCCAGCTAAAGGAAGCCATGATAGTCTACAACTTCATGCTAGTGGCATTGTCAATATTCATCGTTTATGAG TTCTTGATGTCTGGGTGGACCACAACGTATACCTGGCGATGTGATCCAGTTGATACCTCTGACAGTCCTGAAGCACTACGA ATGGTGCGAGTGGCCTGGCTGTTCTGGTTCTCCAAGATTATTGAGCTCATTGACACC GTCTTCTTCGTTTTGAGGAAAAAGCACGGCCAGATCACCTTCCTTCACATCTTCCACCACTCTTTCATGCCCTGGACATGGTGGTGGGGAATTGCCTATGCTCCTG GTGGAATGGGATCTTTCCATGCCATGGTGAATTCATCCGTCCACGTCATCATGTATTTCTACTACGGCCTTGCTGCTGCTGGACCACGCTTCCAGAAGTTTTTGTGGTGGAAAAAATACATGACTGCCATTCAGCTG ACCCAGTTTGTCCTGGTATCTCTCCACGCTACCCAGTATTACTTCATGGACAGCTGCGACTACCAGTTCCCTATGATCGTTCACCTCATCTGGATGTATGGAACCTTCTTCTTCGTGCTATTCTCCAACTTCTGGGTCCAGGCATACGTGAAGGGTAAGCGGTTGCCGAAACAGGACATTAAGCAGTGTCAGAACGGCACGGCTGTCTACACCAACGGCAAACACCACGAAAACGGCAACAGCATCAAGCACGGGGCCAGCAACGGCTCTGCTCCCCACGAAAACGGCAGCTGTCACGTGGGCAAGATGAAGAAGGCCTAG
- the elovl1b gene encoding elongation of very long chain fatty acids protein 1b isoform X3 — MPWISMTTSWRDSFLMSGWTTTYTWRCDPVDTSDSPEALRMVRVAWLFWFSKIIELIDTVFFVLRKKHGQITFLHIFHHSFMPWTWWWGIAYAPGGMGSFHAMVNSSVHVIMYFYYGLAAAGPRFQKFLWWKKYMTAIQLTQFVLVSLHATQYYFMDSCDYQFPMIVHLIWMYGTFFFVLFSNFWVQAYVKGKRLPKQDIKQCQNGTAVYTNGKHHENGNSIKHGASNGSAPHENGSCHVGKMKKA; from the exons ATGCCATGGATATCTATGACTACCTCTTGGCGGGACTCG TTCTTGATGTCTGGGTGGACCACAACGTATACCTGGCGATGTGATCCAGTTGATACCTCTGACAGTCCTGAAGCACTACGA ATGGTGCGAGTGGCCTGGCTGTTCTGGTTCTCCAAGATTATTGAGCTCATTGACACC GTCTTCTTCGTTTTGAGGAAAAAGCACGGCCAGATCACCTTCCTTCACATCTTCCACCACTCTTTCATGCCCTGGACATGGTGGTGGGGAATTGCCTATGCTCCTG GTGGAATGGGATCTTTCCATGCCATGGTGAATTCATCCGTCCACGTCATCATGTATTTCTACTACGGCCTTGCTGCTGCTGGACCACGCTTCCAGAAGTTTTTGTGGTGGAAAAAATACATGACTGCCATTCAGCTG ACCCAGTTTGTCCTGGTATCTCTCCACGCTACCCAGTATTACTTCATGGACAGCTGCGACTACCAGTTCCCTATGATCGTTCACCTCATCTGGATGTATGGAACCTTCTTCTTCGTGCTATTCTCCAACTTCTGGGTCCAGGCATACGTGAAGGGTAAGCGGTTGCCGAAACAGGACATTAAGCAGTGTCAGAACGGCACGGCTGTCTACACCAACGGCAAACACCACGAAAACGGCAACAGCATCAAGCACGGGGCCAGCAACGGCTCTGCTCCCCACGAAAACGGCAGCTGTCACGTGGGCAAGATGAAGAAGGCCTAG